A window of the Hordeum vulgare subsp. vulgare chromosome 5H, MorexV3_pseudomolecules_assembly, whole genome shotgun sequence genome harbors these coding sequences:
- the LOC123398243 gene encoding patatin-like protein 3: MEAMASPVPMDVDKLSYEIFALLESKFLFGAGGAGCLSGPGTPFRGASDGRVRVLAVDGCGAGAGDALLAAAALARLEAGLRQRAGDPDARVADFFDVAAGAGAGGVLAAMLFLKGADGRPRYTAEEALAFVAGSVGKDWGGRRRGWTKLFRGGARKAERSFRRVFGDATLRDTVAPVLVPCYDLATGAPFMFSRADAVESDSFDFRLADVCAATCAASGAAAAVRSVDGRTAIAAASGAVAAMGNPASAAITHVLHNKQEFPLAVSMDDILVLSIGTGASSSAATCGHGWSTPMPTRSPSRDELARVTAQGVADMVDEAVAMAFGHASDSNYVRLQASSALDSPCTQTAGAAAGAMLSQRNVESVLFRGRRLSDRTNAEKVDALAAELVKEQERRMRSPLPNVVIKQVASPRLSSATTASSVTATVRTASTMPSPASWDSRQ, encoded by the coding sequence ATGGAAGCCATGGCGTCGCCGGTCCCCATGGACGTCGACAAGCTCAGCTACGAGATCTTCGCCTTGCTGGAGAGCAAGTTCCTGTTCGGCGCCGGAGGGGCCGGCTGCCTGTCCGGCCCGGGCACGCCGTTCCGAGGCGCCAGCGACGGCCGCGTGCGCGTGCTGGCCGTCGACGGCTGCGGGGCCGGCGCGGGGGACGCGCTCCTCGCCGCGGCCGCGCTCGCCAGGCTCGAGGCCGGCCTGCGCCAGCGCGCCGGCGACCCCGACGCCCGCGTTGCCGACTTCTTCGACGTGGCTGCTGGAGCTGGCGCGGGCGGCGTGCTCGCGGCCATGCTGTTCCTGAAGGGAGCCGATGGGCGGCCGCGGTACACGGCCGAGGAGGCGCTGGCCTTCGTCGCCGGGAGCGTCGGGAAGGACTGGGGCGGCCGGCGCCGTGGGTGGACCAAGCTGTTCCGCGGCGGGGCGAGGAAGGCTGAGCGGTCCTTCCGGCGGGTGTTCGGCGACGCCACGCTCAGGGACACCGTGGCCCCGGTGCTCGTGCCCTGCTACGATCTCGCCACGGGTGCGCCGTTCATGTTCTCGCGCGCCGACGCCGTCGAGAGCGACAGCTTCGACTTCCGCCTCGCCGACGTCTGCGCGGCCACCTGCGCCGCCAGCGGTGCGGCCGCGGCCGTCAGGTCGGTCGACGGGCGCACGGCCATCGCCGCCGCGTCCGGCGCCGTGGCTGCCATGGGCAATCCGGCTTCCGCAGCGATCACGCACGTCCTCCACAACAAGCAGGAGTTCCCCCTCGCCGTCAGCATGGACGACATCCTCGTCCTGTCCATCGGCACCGGCGCGTCGTCCTCTGCCGCCACCTGCGGCCACGGGTGGAGCACGCCGATGCCCACGCGCTCGCCGTCGCGAGACGAGCTGGCGCGCGTCACCGCCCAGGGAGTCGCGGACATGGTCGACGAGGCCGTCGCCATGGCATTCGGGCACGCGAGCGACAGCAACTACGTCCGCCTGCAGGCTAGCAGCGCACTCGATTCTCCGTGCACGCAGACGGCCGGCGCGGCGGCCGGAGCAATGCTCTCGCAGCGGAACGTGGAGTCCGTGCTGTTCCGGGGACGGAGGCTGTCGGACAGGACGAACGCCGAGAAGGTCGATGCCCTGGCGGCGGAGCTGGTGAAGGAGCAGGAGCGGCGGATGCGCAGCCCACTCCCGAACGTGGTCATCAAGCAGGTGGCCTCGCCGCGGCTGTCGTCGGCAACCACCGCCTCGTCGGTCACCGCGACGGTGAGGACGGCGTCAACGATGCCGTCGCCGGCGTCGTGGGATTCTCGCCAGTAA